ACATCCAGGAACGCGTCCGCGCGCTCGCCGCCGCCTGATCGTCGCTCGGGGTTTGCCAACCGCGGGAACTTGCGCCGTGCTGCGCGCATGTTCCGCCTGCCCCTGGCCGTCCTCGCCCTCGTCGCGATCGCCGGTGCCCAACCGGTCGACCTGCTCATCGTCCGCGGCAATCTCTACACGCTCGATCCCGCGCAGCCCCGCGCCACCGCACTGGCCGTCCGCGACGGCCGCATCGTCTTTGTCGGCGACGACGCGGGCGCCGACAAATTCCGCGCCGCGGCCCGGCGCGTGCTCGATCTCCATGGCGCCACCGCCGTCCCGGGCCTGAACGACGCGCATCTCCATCTCGCCGGCATCGGCGAGCGCGAGCTCTCCTTCAATCTCGAGGGCACTACCGGCATCCCCGACCTCCAGCGCCGCCTCGCCGAACGCGTCGCCGCCACCGAGGCGAAACACTGGATCGTCGGACGCGGCTGGATCGAGACGCACTGGCAACCCGCGGCCTTTCCCACGCGCCAGCAACTCGACGCGGTTTCGCCCGCTCACCCGGTCGTGCTCGAGCGCGCGGACGGTCACGCCGTCGTCGCGAACTCCGTCGCGCTGCGGCTTGCCGGCGTCACGCGCGACACGCCCAATCCGTCCGGCGGCGAGATCCTTCGCGACGCCGCGGACGAGCCCACCGGCATGCTCGTCGATCGCGCCATGGCGCTCGTCCTGCGCCTCGTGCCGCCCGCGACACCCGCCGAGGTGGAGCGCCAGCTGGTCGTCGGCGCCGAGCGCGAGGCACGCCTCGGCTGGACCGGCATTCAGATCGCCGGCAACAGCTACGCGGAATCGGAGATCGTGCGCAGGCTGGTCGCCGAAGGCCGGATCAAGTTGCGCGTCTACGACGCCGTCAGCGGCGCCGACGGCAGCGGGGAAAAACTCCTCGCGGCCGGCCCGGTGCTCGCCGAAAGCGCCGGCCGCTTCACGCGGCGCGGCGTGAAACTCTACATCGACGGCGCACTCGGCTCGCGCGGCGCGGCACTGCTCGCGCCCTATGCGGATTCCCCGCATTCGAGCGGATTGCTCATGCAGGAGGAGGCGAAGCTGATGCCGTTGCTCCAGGCGGCGCTGCGCCGTGGCATCCAAATCGAGACGCACGCCATCGGCGACCGCGGCAATCGCACCATGCTCGATTGGTATGAAAAAGCCTTCGCGGCCGTGCCGATGGCCGAGCGCGCGGTCAAGGAGCCGCGCTGGCGCATCGAGCACGCGCAGATCATCGCGCCGGCGGACCTGCCGCGCTTCGCGTCGCTGGGCGTCATCGCGTCGATGCAGCCGTCCCATGCCATCGGCGATTTCTATTTTGCGCCGAAGCGACTCGGGCGCGAGCGGCTCGCCGGAGCTTATGCCTGGCAGTCGCTGCTCCGGAGCGGTGCGCACTTCGCGGCTGGGTCCGACGCGCCCGTCGAGCGCGGCGAGCCGATGATCGAATTCTACGCCGCCGTGGCGCGGCGCTCGCTGGATGGCTTCGCCGATGCGGACTGGCATCTCGAGGAGCGGCTCACGCGCGAGCAGGCGCTGCACGCGCTGACGCTCGGCGCGGCCTACGCCGCGTTCGAAGAGGAGGAGCGCGGCAGCCTCGCCGTCGGCAAGTGGGCGGACCTCACCGTGCTCTCCGCCGACATCATGCGGATCCCCGAGCCGGAGATCCTGAAGACGCGCTGCGTGCACACGATCGTTGGCGGCGAGATCGTCTACTCCGCGCCGTGATTTTCGCGCCGGGCTCTTGCCGCTTCATGGAGACATGGGCGCGGCGGTGGGCGCGGTCGGACTCGCGTTGACGCGCCGGCGCTCCGCTTCGTAGGTTCGGCGCGTGCCAGACGCGCGCGCACAGGAGTCCACGCCCGACGGGTTCGATTCGACGAACTGGAGCCTGATCGTCTCGGCGCAGCGCAACACCGACCAAGGCGCCGCGCTCAACCTGCTGTGCCAACGCTACTGGCGACCGATCTACGTCTTCGCGCGCCGCGAAGGACTGGCGGCGCACGATGCCGAGGATGCCACGCAGGAATTCTTCGCGCACATCCTGGAGCGGGCGTGGCTGGATCGCGCGGATGTCGCGCGCGGCAGCTTCCGCGGTTTCCTGCGCACATTGCTCCGGCATTTCCTCGCCAATCGCCGCCGGGTCGCGGCGGCGGCGAAACGCGGCGGCGGCCCCGTGCGCCTCGCCGAGCTCGCGGCCGATCGCGACGAGCTGGAGCAAGTCGCCGCCACCGATCTCGATCCGGCGCTCGCCTACGACCGCATGTGGGCGCTGTCGGTGCGCCGGCTGGCGCTGGAGCGGCTCGGCGCGGAGCAATCCGACGCGGCGCA
This window of the Candidatus Didemnitutus sp. genome carries:
- a CDS encoding amidohydrolase; translated protein: MFRLPLAVLALVAIAGAQPVDLLIVRGNLYTLDPAQPRATALAVRDGRIVFVGDDAGADKFRAAARRVLDLHGATAVPGLNDAHLHLAGIGERELSFNLEGTTGIPDLQRRLAERVAATEAKHWIVGRGWIETHWQPAAFPTRQQLDAVSPAHPVVLERADGHAVVANSVALRLAGVTRDTPNPSGGEILRDAADEPTGMLVDRAMALVLRLVPPATPAEVERQLVVGAEREARLGWTGIQIAGNSYAESEIVRRLVAEGRIKLRVYDAVSGADGSGEKLLAAGPVLAESAGRFTRRGVKLYIDGALGSRGAALLAPYADSPHSSGLLMQEEAKLMPLLQAALRRGIQIETHAIGDRGNRTMLDWYEKAFAAVPMAERAVKEPRWRIEHAQIIAPADLPRFASLGVIASMQPSHAIGDFYFAPKRLGRERLAGAYAWQSLLRSGAHFAAGSDAPVERGEPMIEFYAAVARRSLDGFADADWHLEERLTREQALHALTLGAAYAAFEEEERGSLAVGKWADLTVLSADIMRIPEPEILKTRCVHTIVGGEIVYSAP
- a CDS encoding sigma-70 family RNA polymerase sigma factor — protein: MPDARAQESTPDGFDSTNWSLIVSAQRNTDQGAALNLLCQRYWRPIYVFARREGLAAHDAEDATQEFFAHILERAWLDRADVARGSFRGFLRTLLRHFLANRRRVAAAAKRGGGPVRLAELAADRDELEQVAATDLDPALAYDRMWALSVRRLALERLGAEQSDAAHARRFAALRPFLVRAPASEDYDRLAAELGQTRNQLSVALHRLSRRYTELIRAEVRSTLANPADVDTELRQLVDVLRR